From the Cololabis saira isolate AMF1-May2022 chromosome 24, fColSai1.1, whole genome shotgun sequence genome, the window aAAACCTCTTTCAAAAAAAGTGCTTGTACTTTTTAATATAAATTAGTCattttgacacattttgcagGAAAATTTTGAACGACCTATCGTCAGACGCTCCTGCCGTGCCTCGAATTGAGGAAGAGAAGTCAGAAGACGACTCGGCCCCAGCCATCACGACCGTAACGATGCCAACTCCCATCTATCAGACCAGCAGTGGCCAGTACAGTGAGTAGCTGTGCAGCATCAGTCTAGCTTTTTACACCAGAAGTTCTCATGAAGAAATCTTGCTTTAAATTTAGGTTTTATTGTATCTGGAGACTACTTACTTCTTTATAGTACTTGATCAAAAACAGTGGTCTATGCGATATTTGCTCTaacagggttttttttgttgatgcaGTTGCCATCACCCAGGGGGGGGCCATCCAGCTGGCCAACAACGGTACAGATGGCGTGCAAGGCCTGCAGACGCTCACTATGGCCAGCGCCGCCGCGGCCCAGCCCGGTGCCACCATCCTGCAGTACGCCCAGACCAGCGACGGCCAGCAGATCCTCGTACCGAGCAACCAAGTGGTCGtacaaggtgaggcagcgtttaCCGTGGGCTTTAGGGGGCGTGTCGTGTGAGTTTATCCAGAGTTTTCTTACTCtttaataggggtgtaacaatatatcgtgccacaaaatttcacaatacaaaaacgtcacgatacgtgatattggattattaatattaatggcctatattgtgttgactagtaacgcgcagcgTATTTGTGCCGaccgcctcgacccgcggaccaaaatctgactccgctcagaagaaactaggaccgttttggtcccgatcacgggactcttgcagggttttgagctctgaacttttaaggctggtgtagagttaagccataccttattaaattaaacctttttggggtggtgagtaggataaacacggggacaacttctgctgagttccagtgtactttaatgtccctcaacagtgtaggattttagaacttcaacacagcacctagtgccgtactgtggcgtatcactccgcccaatctaaaacagactaatcactacagataaactgactagtgtcattatagtccctgatttacatcagaatataaagaatatatttataaaataatgaaccctgaattaccaaaataaccttcttaacaaaaataaatctcctcttacacttataaagtgagcatgaatcaatctgttttatgatgtaaaattgtatgtatttatttatttaattttagttaaattactggaaaagaaaaaagtcaaatcatacatgagagaaactattcagtggcaaaatatttgtacttgtatgaaactgaagatgcataatgcaaacctgacatttacttttagttcagtttgtggaaaatggttggcctggctttctctttaaaacttaaacagttataaagcattataaactgtaacaatagggcaaatgcacagtattgttttgtattttgtgtctttcaaataaaaaactattttttccagtcatatgttcctcattcaaggttgttaaaaaaaatactgctataatatcgtatcgttatcgtgacctcaatatcgtgtatcgtaacGTATCGttagattagtgtatcgttacacccctactcttTAATGATACCATCTCCATCTTTGCGTGTCAGCTGCTTCTGGAGACGTCCAGGCCTATCAGATCCGCACAGCCCCAACCAGCGCCATCACTCCCGGGGTAGTCATGGCCACTTCGCCCGCGATGGGAACGGGAGGAGCCACGGAGGAAGTCACACGGAAAAGGGAGGTCAGACTGATGAAAAACAGGTACGTGTTTCCTGGACAGACATCAGTTGGTGGGAACAAGTTTAGACGATCAGACTTTTAAGTTTTCGACTGTTCTGTATGTGACACAGGGAGGCAGCTCGAGAGTGTcgcaggaagaaaaaggagtacgTCAAATGTCTGGAGAATCGCGTCGCCGTACTGGAGAACCAGAACAAAACCCTCATCGAGGAACTGAAAGCCCTCAAAGACTTGTACTGCCACAAATCTGAGTAGAAACCTTTACTGCTCCCCGTGTACAGACTCAGCACAGAGCCATGCGTCTGGAAGCCGCTCCTCCGTTTCTACACTTgcgcttctttttttgtttgtttttttaattaaaaactgaTCCAAATCTGAAGCGACTTTCAGGAGTTTCAAACAAACACATCCCAGTTTCAGCGGTTTGAAAGGCTCTTCCCCAGAGGTTTCCCCTAAAAGGGCGAGGCAGCGTTCCAAGTGAACGCCAAAGGAAACTACGGCTACAGGGTCTTTGTGTTGACGGGGCGGAGGAGAAGcggctgttttttgttgttgtttttcttttcaacgTCACATCGGGAAGCATTCCAGTCACTGGTGCCTGGTGGAACTGGGCCGCATCACCAGCAGTGGAACTCCAGTCACACCCATGATGGAGCTACTTTTCTTGGATCATTTGGAGAGTTTACCTTCGTGTGCAACGTTTGTACTTGTAACCCGCGCCTTGCATTAACATCTGTTACTTATATTCGCTTTGAACTGTAGTTGGGCTCGGACATTTTTATCTTTGATCTGTATTTTGTTTAATATATATCAGAGTATATGTTTCCATAATGCCACatactttgttgtttttttttttacacacataAATTTTCTCTGCCTTGACGTGAACAGACTGTCATCCCTCAAATTGGGTTGTAAAATGGATTTTATGTTAAAAGCAGCTTTTAAAATACGGTAAAGACTCGAGGTTGGACGGCACTGAATTCAGAAAATGTTTGATCCTTGAGTCTTTGGATTTTTCAGCTGCAAAGACACAATTATCAAGTCATGGCTCACtgactttttttgtattttattttttttaaacctaaaGTTATGAAAAGAGCAAATGTCTCCTTTATGGAGGGTTGTCTTCCATGAAGTCACGTTGTTTTCTgctacaaaaaatttaaaaagaaaaattcctccCTTAATATAAGTTTTGAAAATCTAATGTAAGTAAGGCTTATGTTTGACAGGACACAAAAACGGTTAAACTGCAGtacttttattgttaaaagtagcatttaaaaacaaaaagttccTATTTGTGTAGTCGATTTTAAAAATACACTTTTTAACaatattcactttttttttaaagaaaaagtgaGCCTTAATTGTTTTGCAGTGAAAGAAATATACCTGCATACTTCTAAAGCGTGTTTGGAGCCGCGGTGGGTGTAGCTACGTGTCGTCAACGCCTCCATCCTTCTGCGACCGGAACGATTTAAATCCGTTTCATTTAAAGAGCAATTAAGTTTTAATGACGCCAGGATCTTTGTTTAGCAACTCCAAGTTTGTCTCTGAACTCTGTCCAGTAGGAAAACAAAAGTGGCATTTGCACTTTCTTTGCATAAACAATCCTAGAACGTTTTAAAAGGACAATTCCCGCTCGCAGCAGGATCGGGCAgaacctgctgctgcagctctaACCCGACGAGACAAAAGCATAAACAAGGATTTTTCTGTTAATATCACATTTCACCCTGTATACTTTGCTTACACTCTGCAAAAAAAACAGTTGTAGAGTGCGAACAAATAACGTGTGAACAAGATGAATATTTTCATGGTAATGGAACGCCATATTGTACTCCTTTAGGTATTATGTATAGTCATAAAAtagtcagcttttttttttttccatgttccttttgtttgttttttgttttttttactcaaaTTTCTAAATGTCAGCATCAACTTGTATTATACAGTGCATTGTGTTAGAGCTATTCATATATGAAATTTTTTGGCAGCTGTTAATAAATGTGTTTCTGGTAATTTctgattttgaaacattttatttaGAAAGGGGGTGGTGTTTGTCATAAATCCCTGTGAGGTGGAAGTTTGCATGCCTTGTAAACATGGATGTCCCTTTGCTCCTCGTAGTAAACCTCCTCTACGCTGAACTGCTGCCTGAGCATGCTCAGAAAGTCCGTGTCCCGCTCGTAGCGGATCCTGCAGGCCAGCAGGACCACGGTGGAGTCGGAGCTCAGGTGGCCGAGCGTCCGCAGCAGAGCCGGGAACGTGTCCTCCAGGTAGACGATGTCGGCTCCCAGGACCAGGTGGAAGCCTCCGGACGGGTAGCGGTCCAGCCGCTCCCCCCAGGTCAGCTCGGACACCACCACCGACTCGTGGAGGTGCTGGGGCAGGTTGGTCCTCACGTTGGCCGAGAGCAGCTCCAGCGCTGGTTCTCTGTCCGTGATGGTCACGTGGGCTCCTAGAGGAGGAGCCATGGTGATGCTGGTCAATCAAAGTAATCTAACGACCAAAATTTACTTTCGGCAGGGttcatacattttgaaaaaacctggaaaagtcatggaatttgaaaatgtcattttcaaggcctggaaaagttttggaaacataagttcaccccaaaagttttggaaaagtcatggaatttatttttctcacttaatgataacatttagtaataacagcctataaAAGGTAGATTTAAAATGTATCTTTATTTCGTATAGAAAAGTCTTGCGCGTTctcaccatggatgtattatggtTCTCACGCTGACTTGCCTAGCATCTTCCGCATCATGCAGATcagttattattacagttatattagattactatacaacatatactacaacatagTGCTGGTACAGTgtatatcagtgttagtttaaacaaatgtttatttagtataaaaccataattgtcattagatctccactgtggtgactttttacatagttttattcctatatttcattcatacattgatgttttaggtcatgtatagtcatggaaacttgctgccaagtcatggaaaagtcatggaaatttgttggttaaaatgtgtatgaaccctgTTTCGGACACTATAACCATTTTTGTAAACTGTATAAAATGCCACTATTGCATACTGACTTAAAAACAGAAATTCCACAGATGACCAGCTTCCAGCATTATGGTAATATTACGACCTCACGACGGCTGCTGGATCGCTTTCAAACAGCCCAACATGAATGTTGAAATTAattttgcaaaaaataaaaagttacgGCAGCAGTCGTAAGAAAGCGGAGATGTCGACCCGTCAAGGCCGGAATGACAAATGGAAACAAATCCATAATTTCTTCCAGAGTTTCCTATTTGCATAAACGTTTAACTACAACCCTTGACATGACTTTTTAAGTTAttgtataaaatgaaataataagacAAGTTAAACATAATTTTAAGTTGCGTTGAATTGTGTTGCCATTCATgccattttagttgttttttttttgttttttataccaTTGAAATTCTACAGGAGAAAATAAATAGGTTGCATTAAATTTGCTCTGTATCTTTTTTATTCACAAGTAGACCACAGAGTTtacatgaaatcaatcattAGGAGTTTTATTCACTTTCCTTCGTGTTACAGCATGGTGATGACTTTTGATGACATCAAAAACTGTGACCATCAGAAAATGAGAGCATTTGTCCTTGAGTCCAGATGTTGACAAATACCTGTTGACATCTTTGAAATCTGACAAAGAGGACGCAGGAGTGAAAAAGTGAAAGGCTTTCTCTTTCAGCATATTTAGGGATAAATGAGGAAATGGGTCATTTTAAATGGTGTCTGCCTTGTGCTGCTCCTACACGACCTACTGGAGCTGTATTCACTGTATTCACCTGCTCGCCCGCTGAGATCAAATATGCAGAACTTACTGGCGATCCCTTGCACCCGCATTAAGACTCGTGGTGACCGAGCTTTCAAGGTTATGGCCGCGAAATTTTGGAATGCTCTGCCTGCAACTTTTAGATCTATTGAGTCTGTGAGCTCTTTTAAACGCCAACTAAAAACCTACCTTTTTAAAAACAGGCTTTTATGTAAAgtgcattgttttaagttattttttttctatcatgTTTTCTATGTATTTTATGGCTCTAAAATTTGCATGCATTTTCTATTTAAAGATCAAGTCTGTTTTCTTCTTAAAGGGTAACATATTCATATATTACCACGAATCATCTTAAAAAGTTTAAACTCCTTAATTAGAGACTTCTCTCTCCAAGTAGGGCCCCTGAGCACATCTGGCTCGGGGCCTCCAAAAAGCTAGGATCGGCTCTGTACTCGCTCAAAGactaaagcctaaattatggttctgcattaaatcgacggcatagatataatataaatcagcctttaagcaTTTTCCTGCCGTAGACACGATGTGGAGGATCTGTTTTTGAAGATTCCAAGGTTTATAAACCGGTGGTAGATACCAGTGtcatgccaaaaagtgattgcctgccagaatctgattcctcccctgaaaatgggtctttttacctgccaataATTGATTGACGGCCAAATACAGTTagtgaaaggttgtttctacctaaatatgatttgatctcattcttgagcttcataatataaacactagagctcacaggattgcttttaacttttttaaaggaccattacaacacaaaataggcattttcacttgccaaaaattgattgaaggccaaatacagttaatgaaaagttgtttctgcctaaatatgacttgatctcattcttgagcttcatgatctgaaaatctgacgttttagcaccatcgctcaacgggctgctgtgcgcgctcccgcggccagaaatcagattctggcaggcaatcactttttggcacaacacctgtGGTGGTAGAGACGGGAGCTCACCCAGCAGCACAGCGACGATGCCCGCCAGTCCAGTCCCAGCTCCCAGCTCAATCACCCGCTTCCCCTCCAACTCCACTTTCCCCAGCTCCAGATACATGCACAGGACAACTGCCTGCAAAACAAACACCATACACGTTTGATTTGATGTTTCCACATGAGGATGATAATAATACAGGTGTGTCTCCCTCTCACCGCGTCCCACACCACCGCCGCCACCCCGCTCTTCTCCCAGTCCTGCTGCAGGCTCAGGTCCCGGCCCGCGAAGCGGAGCCGCGCTGTAGAACCGTGCAGCCTGGACAGACCCGGGACCGAGCTGCCGGTGTAGGGAACCAGAGCCATGTTTCAGTGGATGTACAGGTTAGTAGTACATACTTTATTGGACCAAAGCCCCTGGTTTGTGTAGCTCTTCTTCTTGTACTTTAAGGTGGATTTAACGGCTCATTACTGCCATCTAGTGGATTTCAAACAAAACGACTCTGTTATTACACAGCGCTGACATCGGTTCTTCCCCCGTGCGACACTAAAAACGCAGTTACAAATCTTTCCGAGCGGGTAACTGAGCCCCATTCTGCTCCTCtctaggaaagtaaattcgggTTCCCATTTTAGAAatatttacacgaagtcttctctttttttagcagaaatatcttctctctcttcacatccatccatctctgatttgttgttccgagtttgctccCGTTGTTGCTACTAATCTCGCGAGGTCTGCGACCCAGGCtgcagcaggtggcagttcttgcgaggctagtgacaattcagtatGCGGTTTAAAAATTAtgatattataaaacgggaaatttaaggggaaatactaatacgggaggacgacGGGAAAGAGAGGTAAAATAttgtagtttcccggccaaaacgggagacttgacaggtatgggtcAGTAATGGGccaggtgttctgccaatccttgctacctgccgagaaatgctactttgtggtgctgcgcatgcgcacaatcgattttcaaagtttgattgccatgtaaaattgataatatgggatgttgttgagtatttgatccttcaaaatacactacactgaattgcattacactttgtgaacattatgcgataaagagaaaaagaaaaacccagttttatcgctttatttgatattcattcagtgatTCGCCTTtaattaaccaggcaggtcattaagaacacattcttattcacaatgacggcctggcaagcgacaaggaccaatTGGGGGGAAAataagtggtttagggagtaaaacacagtaaaattgtagctctacaaaggtagaaacccATTAGGTAgctttttttggcaaagcaggaaaaaatggcagaacaccggccaaAAAACGATAAAGGCGGTGCAGTAAAacagggaaaagaaaaagaaaagcaactgATGCTGCTAAGAGCAGACATATAACCAACACAGTGTCGCCAGACAGTGAAAGTGAGGTTCCGCCGCCGTGGTGGTGCAGGAGGGGAGGAGGACAGGTCATAGCAGGTGATGCTGGCCAACACTCATCACTACATGTTCAGAAACGTTTATGAACTTTACTTGACATAATAGATAGCGTGTGGTGTCAATCTAGTTCTAAAGTGTTGGAAAATGATATACTCTCCTGAATAATGAACCACTATTTTGTGGTGGTGTGGCTTGAGCATGCAGATCTGCTTTTTCACTATTATAATTACAAATCAGGTCACCATAGTTAAACTGTTTTAAGTATCAATACACTTTCTTCAAGCCCACTGTCCAATTTGTTCATGCTTTacctatattttttttctgtcagtATTTATGGTGTATTGCCCCCTGCTTTTAGAATTGGGATTAattgtctttattgtcattgtaccaGTACAACGAAATTGGCAGTACAAACCCTTAAAGTGCAGAAtaacaaaccaataaataataaagaataaaaagacacatttaaaacgATAAgactacacacacagacaccgtAGCAGTTTAAGgagacaaaaccaaaaaaacagtAGATTGCAGAGACCCTGAGCAAAGACAGGCAAATAAGCAGACGTTGAAATTCAGCAGCACATTTGTTGATTATAAGAAAAAGGTGGTGGTGAGTGCATGTTCCTTGCATGTCATTACTATAACACAGATGGAGATTTATAGATAAAGGTATTTGCGGTGTTAAGCACTGTTATTATAGCCTTTGAACAAAACAATTGTTAAGTCTGTTAGTCCGAGCATTCAGAGACCTGAAACGTCTGCCATAATTCAATGTGCTGGTGACGTGGGTGGGActgatatctctgcatggatgaaggacCGCCAccttcagccaaatctgtccaagactgagcttattgtctgtccagccagccattccttacctcctcagataagcgTGCAGTTACGACACTTGTGTCCACGTCTtctgctaggaatcttggtgtcattttagacagccagctgacctttgAGGACCATGTTGCCTCGGTTTCCCGGTCTTGCCGATTCGAACATATgacacagctcttggttcaggctctgcTCATCTCAcgcattgactactgtaattccttgttggtcggccttcctgcatGCTCAGtgaaacctctgcagatgatccagaatgcagcagcacgtctggtcttcaaccaactGTGCATTTActtaacttctctgctcatcagaattagttagaTTTGTGCAGCTCTTTacaggactcagcactgagaaagctgcatgcatGTATGCCAAGATGATAGTGTGATGTTGAATTTAAGACCTAGTTCTACTGAAgaaagggactgttgtgttgggtggggaaaaaaaatcctcaagcactggcatggcagcacctgtgtccaactggactctccgcagtctgaccagcactgatccagctggaccttcCTATGTGATTCCTtgcttgtgttctctcagatgtaagtcgctctGCATAAAAGCGTCTGATAAATGACAGCGGGAATAGTAGTATCAATGTGatcaaaatacagagaaaaatACGAATCCACTGTGTCCATTTCCACTCTGTATATTTGGTGGATATTTTTTTACGACTCGAGGTACGTCAACTTCAGGTTCTTCAGAGGAGGTTATAAAATATATGCTGTATCGTTAGCTGATGTCAGTGATGATGGAAACCTccgtccttcatgtggtctatCCACAAttgtttatgtttgtgtatagAGTCCAGCAAAGgtatgaccttttttttctcccaataCATTTCCTTTGTTTTGCACGTGCCCACTTAGCTCCAACAAGGGGTCGCGAGGTCTGTCTGAATATGAAATACATTTCTGTCTCTATTTCAGTTCAGCCACATCACCAGTGTGCTCGCACAAAGCTTCACAACCAAGTGATGACTGACGAGGAACTGATAATGGCTAAAGATTTGCTAAACTGAAATCCCAAATCAAAAGGCTACACTCCATATTGCACACATTCATGTGATGATGTGTGTTTGTAGACAGTGCCAGCTTCTAATGTCTGGGTTTGAGCCAGAAGAAGGAGGTGTGGGTGAGTGTATaccgggtttttaaaaacacatttcctaCTCCTTTTGACAGAGAACTTAGTTGTACTCCACACAGTCTTTTTTCCCTGA encodes:
- the mettl21a gene encoding protein N-lysine methyltransferase METTL21A, which codes for MALVPYTGSSVPGLSRLHGSTARLRFAGRDLSLQQDWEKSGVAAVVWDAAVVLCMYLELGKVELEGKRVIELGAGTGLAGIVAVLLGAHVTITDREPALELLSANVRTNLPQHLHESVVVSELTWGERLDRYPSGGFHLVLGADIVYLEDTFPALLRTLGHLSSDSTVVLLACRIRYERDTDFLSMLRQQFSVEEVYYEEQRDIHVYKACKLPPHRDL
- the LOC133424859 gene encoding cyclic AMP-responsive element-binding protein 1 isoform X1 produces the protein MTMEAGTDAQQSGETAVSESEAQQITLTQDTMLSWLQASIAAGQVSSSSPTVTLVQLPNGQTVQVHGVIQAAQPSVIQSPQVQTVQISTVAESEDSQESVDSVTDSQKRREILSRRPSYRKILNDLSSDAPAVPRIEEEKSEDDSAPAITTVTMPTPIYQTSSGQYIAITQGGAIQLANNGTDGVQGLQTLTMASAAAAQPGATILQYAQTSDGQQILVPSNQVVVQAASGDVQAYQIRTAPTSAITPGVVMATSPAMGTGGATEEVTRKREVRLMKNREAARECRRKKKEYVKCLENRVAVLENQNKTLIEELKALKDLYCHKSE
- the LOC133424859 gene encoding cyclic AMP-responsive element-binding protein 1 isoform X2; the encoded protein is MTMEAGTDAQQSGETAVSESEAQQITLTQASIAAGQVSSSSPTVTLVQLPNGQTVQVHGVIQAAQPSVIQSPQVQTVQISTVAESEDSQESVDSVTDSQKRREILSRRPSYRKILNDLSSDAPAVPRIEEEKSEDDSAPAITTVTMPTPIYQTSSGQYIAITQGGAIQLANNGTDGVQGLQTLTMASAAAAQPGATILQYAQTSDGQQILVPSNQVVVQAASGDVQAYQIRTAPTSAITPGVVMATSPAMGTGGATEEVTRKREVRLMKNREAARECRRKKKEYVKCLENRVAVLENQNKTLIEELKALKDLYCHKSE